The following proteins are encoded in a genomic region of Mycolicibacterium rutilum:
- a CDS encoding SDR family NAD(P)-dependent oxidoreductase translates to MEISGKKAIVVGGASGFGKATAELLAQRGADVAVLDRPQSKGKEVADAIGGSFFEVDVTDFEGTEKVLQEAVGKLGALHIIVTTAGGGAAERTVKKDGPHSLDTFRKCVDLNLIGTFNISRLAGWQMSQQDLVDDEQEERGVIINTASIAAFEGQIGQVAYTASKAAIAGMCLTMARDMGSLGIRALAIAPSLFATGLTEGIPDEFAKALTKDAAFPKRLGKPEEYAKLVAAIVENPMLNGQCLRLDAGQRFAPK, encoded by the coding sequence GTGGAGATCTCGGGCAAGAAGGCCATCGTCGTCGGGGGCGCCTCCGGATTCGGCAAGGCCACGGCCGAACTGTTGGCGCAGCGGGGCGCCGACGTGGCGGTGCTGGACCGGCCGCAGTCGAAGGGCAAGGAAGTGGCCGACGCGATCGGCGGTTCCTTCTTCGAGGTGGACGTCACCGACTTCGAGGGCACCGAGAAGGTGCTGCAGGAGGCGGTCGGCAAGCTGGGCGCGCTGCACATCATCGTCACGACCGCCGGCGGCGGCGCGGCCGAGCGCACGGTCAAGAAGGACGGCCCGCACAGCCTGGACACCTTCCGCAAGTGCGTGGACCTGAACCTGATCGGCACCTTCAACATCAGCAGGCTGGCCGGTTGGCAGATGAGCCAGCAGGACCTCGTCGACGACGAGCAGGAAGAGCGCGGCGTCATCATCAACACCGCCTCGATCGCCGCGTTCGAGGGCCAGATCGGGCAGGTCGCCTACACCGCGTCCAAGGCCGCCATCGCCGGCATGTGCCTGACGATGGCCCGCGACATGGGCAGCCTCGGCATCCGCGCGCTGGCGATCGCGCCGAGCCTGTTCGCCACCGGCCTGACCGAGGGCATCCCCGACGAGTTCGCCAAGGCGCTGACCAAGGACGCGGCGTTCCCGAAGCGGCTCGGCAAGCCAGAGGAGTACGCGAAGCTGGTCGCCGCGATCGTCGAGAACCCGATGCTCAACGGCCAGTGCCTGCGCCTGGACGCCGGCCAGCGCTTCGCCCCCAAGTAG
- a CDS encoding class I SAM-dependent methyltransferase, producing the protein MTQPTAIVDDSQIAARHRAMWASGDYPRLAAELVAPLGPVLVAATGIGPGDRVLDVAAGTGNAAIPAAEAGADVIASDLCPDLLDHGARLAAERGVTLRWQEANAHALPFDDAEFDVVMSCIGVMFAPFHQRAAAELIRVCRPGGRIGLINWTPQGHIGQLFSTMKPYAPAPPPGAQPPPLWGDEDHVRGLLGTGVTDVVTERRTLPVNHFGTGAEFCDYFKSVYGPTIAAYRTIDGDADRIAELDAAIARIGDSFLAGGSTMEWEYLVLTARRA; encoded by the coding sequence ATGACCCAACCCACCGCAATCGTCGACGACAGCCAGATCGCCGCCAGGCACCGCGCCATGTGGGCCTCCGGCGACTATCCGCGGCTGGCCGCCGAACTCGTCGCCCCACTCGGGCCGGTGCTCGTCGCCGCGACGGGCATCGGACCCGGTGACCGCGTCCTCGACGTGGCTGCCGGTACCGGGAACGCGGCGATCCCGGCGGCGGAGGCCGGCGCCGACGTCATCGCCAGCGACCTGTGTCCGGACCTGCTCGATCACGGCGCTCGGCTGGCCGCCGAACGCGGTGTGACGCTGCGGTGGCAGGAGGCCAACGCGCACGCGCTGCCCTTCGACGACGCCGAGTTCGATGTGGTGATGTCGTGCATCGGCGTGATGTTCGCGCCGTTCCATCAGCGCGCGGCCGCCGAGTTGATCCGGGTGTGCAGGCCGGGCGGCAGGATCGGGCTGATCAACTGGACTCCGCAGGGCCACATCGGCCAGCTGTTCTCGACAATGAAGCCGTATGCCCCCGCGCCGCCGCCGGGTGCACAGCCGCCACCACTGTGGGGCGACGAGGACCACGTGCGGGGTCTCCTCGGTACCGGGGTGACCGACGTCGTCACCGAGCGACGCACGTTGCCGGTCAACCACTTCGGGACCGGTGCCGAGTTCTGCGACTACTTCAAATCCGTCTACGGTCCGACGATCGCCGCCTACCGCACCATCGACGGCGACGCGGACCGGATCGCCGAACTCGACGCGGCCATCGCGCGGATCGGGGACTCCTTCCTCGCCGGCGGGTCGACGATGGAATGGGAGTATCTGGTGCTGACCGCGCGGCGGGCCTGA
- a CDS encoding ABC transporter permease, whose amino-acid sequence MSVEPVLVRAPRGWRGVRGLALRIGAFALVELQKLRHDRTELLTRMVQPALWLLIFGQTFSALRVIDTGDVSYLAFLAPGIIAQSALFISIFYGIQIIWDRDAGILAKLMVTPAPASAVVTGKAFAAGVRSVVQVVGVVLLAYLLGVHMTVNPLKILAAMGIVVLGSAFFACLSMTLAGLVRNRDRLMGIGQAITMPLFFASNALYPVDVMPEWLRWLSTVNPLSYEVNALRGLLIGTPTNALLDVGVLVVAAVAGVVLASACLRRLVR is encoded by the coding sequence GTGTCAGTTGAGCCGGTGTTGGTGCGCGCGCCGCGGGGCTGGCGCGGGGTGCGGGGGCTGGCATTGCGGATCGGCGCCTTCGCGCTCGTCGAACTGCAGAAGCTCCGCCACGACCGCACCGAATTGCTCACCCGCATGGTGCAACCCGCGCTCTGGCTGCTGATCTTCGGGCAGACGTTTTCGGCGCTGCGGGTCATCGATACCGGCGATGTGTCGTACCTGGCGTTCCTGGCCCCGGGCATCATCGCGCAGTCGGCGTTGTTCATCTCCATCTTCTACGGCATCCAGATCATCTGGGATCGCGACGCGGGCATCCTCGCCAAGCTCATGGTGACGCCGGCGCCCGCCTCGGCGGTGGTGACCGGCAAGGCGTTCGCGGCCGGCGTCCGCTCGGTGGTGCAGGTCGTCGGTGTGGTCCTGCTGGCCTATCTGCTCGGGGTGCACATGACCGTCAACCCGCTGAAAATCCTTGCCGCCATGGGCATCGTCGTGCTCGGCTCGGCGTTCTTCGCCTGCCTGTCGATGACGCTGGCCGGGCTGGTGCGCAACCGCGACCGATTGATGGGCATCGGGCAGGCGATCACCATGCCGCTGTTCTTCGCCTCCAACGCGCTGTATCCGGTCGACGTGATGCCCGAGTGGCTGCGCTGGCTGTCGACGGTCAATCCGCTCAGCTACGAGGTCAACGCGTTGCGCGGACTGCTCATCGGCACACCGACCAACGCGCTGCTCGACGTCGGCGTGCTCGTCGTCGCGGCGGTCGCGGGCGTCGTGCTCGCCTCGGCGTGCCTGCGCCGGTTGGTGCGCTGA
- a CDS encoding ATP-binding cassette domain-containing protein, translating to MTKTLAIDCRGLSHRYGDFTAVEDFTLQVAPGETVGLLGPNGAGKTTVVRVLTTLTPVQRGDVAVFGLDSRRHTMDIRHNIGYVPQQLSIEQALTGRQNVELFARLYDVPRRERRARVDEALSAMNLHDVADALAGTYSGGMVRRLELAQALVNRPSLLLLDEPTVGLDPIARDGVWAQVQYMQQNFGMTVLLTTHYMEEADALCDRVALMDRGRLQAVGSPAELKKTVSPEATLEDVFRHYAGTDLGEGTSQAGFRAVRSSRRTARRVS from the coding sequence ATGACCAAGACCCTCGCGATCGACTGCCGCGGACTGTCGCACCGCTACGGCGATTTCACCGCCGTCGAGGACTTCACCCTGCAGGTCGCACCCGGTGAAACGGTGGGGCTGCTCGGTCCCAACGGCGCCGGCAAGACGACCGTCGTGCGGGTGCTGACCACGCTGACGCCGGTGCAGCGCGGTGACGTGGCGGTGTTCGGGCTCGACTCGCGTCGGCACACCATGGACATCCGGCACAACATCGGCTATGTGCCACAACAGCTTTCCATCGAGCAAGCTCTGACCGGCCGACAGAACGTCGAACTGTTCGCGCGGCTCTACGACGTGCCTCGCCGGGAGCGCCGCGCCCGCGTCGACGAGGCGCTGTCGGCGATGAACCTCCACGATGTCGCCGACGCCCTCGCCGGGACCTACTCCGGCGGGATGGTGCGGCGCCTGGAGCTGGCCCAGGCGCTGGTGAACCGGCCGTCGCTGCTGCTGCTCGACGAGCCGACCGTGGGGCTGGATCCGATTGCCCGCGACGGGGTCTGGGCACAGGTGCAGTACATGCAGCAGAACTTCGGCATGACGGTCCTGCTGACCACCCACTACATGGAGGAGGCCGACGCGCTCTGCGACCGGGTGGCGCTGATGGACCGCGGCCGGCTGCAGGCGGTCGGCTCACCGGCCGAGCTGAAGAAGACGGTGTCACCGGAAGCCACCCTCGAGGACGTGTTCCGCCATTACGCGGGCACCGATCTGGGCGAGGGCACCTCGCAGGCCGGGTTCCGCGCGGTGCGCTCGAGCAGGAGGACGGCGCGTCGTGTCAGTTGA
- a CDS encoding PAS and ANTAR domain-containing protein, translated as MRDTDAAQPDNAKTTDVPTSVGGRVGTFRYFRLEDRWEWSEAVAEMHGYEPGQVNPTTALMMSHKHPDDAASVALLIETVTGQGRPFSSRHRIIDKQGNVHPVLVIGERMRDENGDIIGTQGLYVDLANVDETGTVDAAIADFTEHRSIIEQAKGVLMLTYGISAERAFDILVWRSQDSNTKLRLLARQVVEDFTTTLAVPTELRERADHLLLTAHQRVTAVGARSDAC; from the coding sequence GTGCGAGACACCGACGCGGCACAACCGGATAACGCGAAGACGACCGACGTTCCGACGTCGGTCGGCGGGCGCGTGGGCACCTTCCGCTACTTCCGCCTCGAGGACCGCTGGGAGTGGTCGGAGGCCGTAGCCGAGATGCACGGCTATGAGCCGGGACAGGTGAACCCCACCACGGCCCTGATGATGTCGCACAAGCATCCCGACGACGCCGCCAGCGTCGCGCTGCTGATCGAGACGGTCACCGGTCAGGGCCGGCCGTTCAGCAGCCGCCACCGCATCATCGACAAGCAGGGCAATGTCCACCCGGTGCTGGTCATCGGCGAGCGGATGCGTGACGAGAACGGCGACATCATCGGCACCCAGGGGCTGTATGTGGACCTCGCCAACGTCGACGAGACCGGCACGGTCGACGCCGCGATCGCCGACTTCACCGAACACCGGTCGATCATCGAGCAGGCCAAAGGGGTGCTGATGCTGACCTACGGCATCTCCGCCGAGCGGGCGTTCGACATCCTGGTGTGGCGCTCACAGGACAGCAACACCAAACTGCGGCTACTGGCCCGGCAGGTCGTCGAGGACTTCACCACCACACTGGCGGTGCCGACGGAGCTGCGCGAGCGGGCCGACCATCTGCTGCTGACCGCGCATCAGCGCGTCACCGCGGTGGGCGCGCGCAGCGACGCCTGCTGA
- a CDS encoding neutral zinc metallopeptidase, whose translation MNWKRGVVATAVLLVAACSSPDPQIPSSGQSKVAASPDVSKVTIEGDPSAPVNKLAMQAIADLEQYWGEQFPALYDKEFEPIAGGYHAVTEDSPAPPCTTSPDEVAGNAFYCSTEDVVAWDAQLLLPDLQERFGDFAIPVVMAHEWGHAVQTRSNFTARTVTSELQADCFAGAWARHAKDDGVFDVTAADLDTALAGILDLRDTPGTSHIDPNAHGSGFDRVSAFQDGYDNGLARCKDYRDDEPMVLELPFTDVVDAAREGNAPYDSIVNGVPYDIEDYFSQVYPELAGGQQWPPLRSIEPFHPDSPPMCGDTLAEGYVLFYCVPDDYVAWDNEFGMPRVYQQGGDYAVASLLATQWGLAALTRLGDDSDEKTSTLRGDCLAGGYTASVILYNRPDTSTFHISPGDLDEAIKALLVFRGEGDVERQGAGWARVKAFREGVINGAEACLNYED comes from the coding sequence ATGAACTGGAAGCGGGGCGTCGTCGCGACGGCTGTGCTGCTGGTCGCGGCGTGCAGCAGCCCAGACCCGCAGATCCCGTCATCCGGCCAGTCGAAGGTCGCGGCGTCGCCCGACGTCAGCAAGGTGACCATCGAAGGGGACCCGTCGGCGCCGGTCAACAAGCTCGCCATGCAGGCGATCGCCGACCTCGAACAGTATTGGGGCGAACAGTTTCCCGCGTTGTACGACAAGGAGTTCGAACCGATCGCGGGCGGCTATCACGCCGTCACCGAGGACAGTCCCGCGCCGCCCTGCACGACGTCGCCGGACGAGGTGGCCGGTAACGCGTTCTACTGCTCGACCGAGGACGTCGTCGCATGGGACGCCCAGTTGCTGCTGCCCGATCTGCAGGAGCGGTTCGGCGACTTCGCGATCCCGGTGGTGATGGCGCACGAATGGGGCCATGCCGTGCAGACCCGGTCGAACTTCACCGCGCGCACCGTCACCAGCGAACTGCAGGCCGACTGCTTCGCAGGCGCGTGGGCGCGGCACGCCAAGGACGACGGGGTCTTCGACGTGACGGCGGCCGACCTGGACACCGCGCTCGCCGGCATCCTCGACCTGCGTGACACGCCGGGCACCTCCCACATCGACCCGAACGCGCACGGCAGCGGTTTCGACCGGGTCAGCGCCTTCCAGGACGGCTACGACAACGGCCTGGCCCGGTGCAAGGACTACCGCGACGACGAACCGATGGTCCTCGAGTTGCCCTTCACCGACGTGGTGGACGCGGCCCGGGAAGGCAACGCGCCCTACGACTCCATCGTCAACGGCGTGCCCTACGACATCGAGGACTACTTCAGCCAGGTCTATCCCGAGCTGGCAGGCGGGCAGCAGTGGCCGCCGCTGCGCAGCATCGAACCGTTCCATCCCGATTCGCCGCCGATGTGCGGCGACACCCTCGCCGAGGGCTACGTGCTGTTCTATTGCGTCCCAGACGATTACGTCGCCTGGGACAACGAGTTCGGAATGCCGCGCGTGTACCAGCAGGGCGGCGACTACGCGGTCGCGTCGCTGCTGGCGACCCAGTGGGGCCTGGCGGCGCTGACGCGGCTGGGCGACGACTCGGACGAGAAGACGTCGACGCTGCGCGGCGACTGTCTGGCCGGCGGCTACACCGCCAGCGTCATCCTCTACAACCGCCCCGACACCAGCACCTTCCACATCTCGCCCGGTGACCTCGACGAGGCGATCAAGGCGCTGCTGGTGTTCCGCGGCGAGGGCGACGTCGAACGCCAGGGGGCGGGGTGGGCGCGGGTCAAGGCGTTCCGCGAGGGCGTCATCAACGGTGCCGAGGCGTGCCTGAATTACGAAGACTGA
- a CDS encoding phosphotransferase family protein produces MPDDAQQLPTLSSDHQAAVQDWVRRQGLGDTVSDVEPLTGGTQNIVVRLKVDGRPMVLRRPPAHPRPTSDKTMLREIAALRTLAGTSVPHPGFIAGCEDLSVLGVVFYLMEEIDGFNPGDDMSEAYEQDPAMRHQVGLSYAASLAQLGQVEWEGSPLAELKRPGSFTERQVPQFLRLLESYRHDRYDPATLGVTELSEWLTANLPPDNRPGVMHGDPHLSNVLLRRDRPELAAFVDWEMSTVGDPLLDLGWMLICWPLETSVITAGARLAALGGLASRRELLDAYLAAGGRRTEHLDWYLAMACFKLGIVIEGTWSRFLVGQASREAGEALHANAQNLIDVGTRVAKGDSPFEI; encoded by the coding sequence ATGCCCGACGACGCGCAGCAGCTTCCGACACTGAGTTCCGACCACCAGGCCGCGGTGCAGGACTGGGTGCGCCGCCAGGGCCTGGGCGACACGGTCAGCGATGTCGAACCGCTGACCGGCGGCACGCAGAACATCGTCGTGCGCCTGAAGGTCGACGGCCGGCCGATGGTGCTGCGCAGGCCGCCCGCACATCCGCGGCCGACGAGCGACAAGACGATGCTGCGCGAGATCGCGGCGCTGCGGACGCTCGCGGGTACCTCGGTGCCGCACCCCGGCTTCATCGCCGGCTGCGAGGACCTCAGTGTGCTGGGTGTCGTCTTCTATCTGATGGAGGAGATCGACGGGTTCAATCCCGGCGACGACATGTCCGAGGCCTACGAGCAAGATCCCGCGATGCGGCACCAGGTGGGTCTGTCATATGCGGCGAGCCTGGCGCAACTGGGCCAGGTCGAGTGGGAAGGCAGCCCGCTCGCCGAGCTCAAGCGGCCGGGTTCCTTCACCGAACGCCAGGTTCCGCAGTTTCTCCGGCTGCTGGAGAGCTACCGGCACGACCGCTACGACCCCGCGACGCTGGGCGTCACCGAGTTGTCGGAGTGGCTGACGGCGAATCTGCCGCCCGACAACCGGCCCGGTGTCATGCACGGGGACCCGCATCTGAGCAATGTGCTGCTGCGCCGGGACCGGCCCGAACTCGCGGCGTTCGTGGACTGGGAGATGAGCACGGTCGGCGATCCGCTGCTGGACCTCGGCTGGATGCTGATCTGCTGGCCGCTGGAGACCAGTGTGATCACCGCCGGTGCGCGGCTGGCGGCGTTGGGCGGATTGGCCAGCCGCCGTGAGCTTCTCGACGCCTATCTCGCCGCCGGCGGCCGGCGAACCGAACACCTGGACTGGTATCTGGCGATGGCGTGTTTCAAGCTGGGCATCGTCATCGAGGGCACCTGGTCGCGTTTCCTCGTCGGGCAGGCGAGCCGGGAGGCGGGGGAGGCGCTGCACGCCAACGCGCAGAACCTCATCGACGTGGGCACGCGGGTGGCCAAGGGCGACAGCCCCTTTGAGATCTGA
- a CDS encoding sulfite exporter TauE/SafE family protein: MSWALLFAAGVLGGLTGSIAGLASVATYPALLLAGLPPVTANVTNTVALVFNGIGSVLGSRPELRGQGRWILRTLPVALLGGLAGAVLLLSTPAEGFEKAVPILLGFASVAILLPRRPGDPDRPGNHRVRSVLEALAIFAICIYGGYFGAAAGVLLLALFLRTGHASLAEANAGKNVILGIANAVAAVVFAVLAPVHWWAVLVLGLGCLLGSRLGPVVVRHAPPGPVRVAIGAAGVALAVKLGLDAYG, from the coding sequence ATGTCCTGGGCGCTCCTGTTCGCCGCGGGAGTTCTCGGCGGTCTCACCGGCAGCATCGCCGGGCTCGCGTCGGTGGCCACCTACCCGGCCCTGCTGCTGGCGGGCCTGCCGCCGGTGACGGCGAACGTCACCAACACCGTGGCGCTGGTGTTCAACGGCATCGGGTCGGTGCTCGGCTCGCGCCCGGAGCTGCGCGGTCAGGGCCGCTGGATCCTTCGCACGCTGCCGGTCGCGCTGCTCGGCGGATTGGCGGGTGCGGTGCTGCTGCTGTCGACCCCGGCCGAGGGCTTCGAGAAGGCGGTGCCGATCCTGCTCGGCTTCGCATCGGTCGCGATCCTGCTGCCGCGCCGGCCCGGTGACCCGGACCGGCCGGGCAACCACCGGGTCCGCAGCGTGCTCGAAGCGCTGGCGATCTTCGCGATCTGCATCTACGGGGGCTACTTCGGCGCGGCCGCGGGCGTGCTGCTGCTGGCGCTGTTCCTGCGCACCGGCCACGCCTCCCTCGCCGAGGCCAACGCCGGCAAGAACGTCATCCTCGGCATCGCCAACGCCGTTGCCGCCGTGGTGTTCGCCGTCCTCGCACCGGTGCACTGGTGGGCGGTGCTGGTGCTGGGCCTCGGGTGCCTGCTCGGCTCACGGCTGGGTCCGGTCGTGGTGCGGCACGCACCGCCCGGTCCGGTGCGGGTGGCGATCGGCGCGGCCGGCGTGGCGCTGGCGGTCAAGCTCGGGCTCGACGCGTACGGCTAG
- the poxB gene encoding ubiquinone-dependent pyruvate dehydrogenase, which translates to MATVADHLIEALRISGVRRVYGLPGDSLNGFTDAIRRSGEISWEHVRHEESAAFAAAADAALTGRLAVCAGSCGPGNLHLINGLFDAQRSRVPVLAIAAHIPRTEIGSEYFQETHPQDLFRECSVYRELVSTPEMAPRIVEMAMRAAVEENGVAVVVIPGEIFSQRGSDWRPRPITATRSVIRPDDESLRQAAALLNDASAVTILGGAGVAGAHDKLIRTAGLLNAPVVHALRGKEFIEYDNPFDVGMTGLLGFASGYKAIKEADILLMLGTDFPYQQFYPDHAKVIQVDIRGRHLGRRTPVDLGLVGSVGDTLDALLPLLRQKSDRAHLDRSLRHYRKTRQRLDELAVNDRDRSPIRPEYVAGLTNQLAGDDAVFTVDVGSPVVWAARYLTMNGRRRLIGSFNHGTMACALPLAIGAQTAFRDRQVIALAGDGGLTMLFGELVTLIQNRLPVKVIVFNNSSLNFVELEMKAAGIVNFGTDLVNPDFAAVATAMGIFGRRVEQPADLQPALAEALAHDGPAVVDVVTARQELSIPPAITVEQAKGFSLYAIRTILAGRADELLDLVTTNVARRILD; encoded by the coding sequence GTGGCGACCGTTGCCGACCACCTCATCGAGGCCCTGCGGATCAGCGGTGTGCGCCGCGTCTACGGTCTGCCGGGCGACAGCCTCAACGGGTTCACCGACGCGATCCGCCGCTCGGGTGAGATCAGCTGGGAACACGTCCGCCACGAAGAGAGCGCCGCGTTCGCCGCGGCCGCCGACGCCGCGCTGACCGGCCGGCTGGCCGTGTGCGCAGGCAGCTGCGGCCCCGGCAACCTGCACCTGATCAACGGGCTGTTCGACGCGCAGCGCAGCCGGGTGCCGGTGCTCGCGATCGCCGCGCACATCCCGCGCACCGAGATCGGCTCGGAGTACTTCCAGGAGACGCATCCGCAGGACCTGTTCCGCGAGTGCAGCGTCTACCGCGAACTCGTCAGCACGCCCGAGATGGCACCGCGCATCGTCGAGATGGCGATGCGCGCCGCCGTCGAGGAGAACGGCGTCGCGGTGGTGGTGATCCCCGGCGAGATCTTCAGCCAGCGCGGATCCGACTGGCGCCCACGCCCGATCACCGCGACGCGCTCGGTCATCCGGCCCGACGACGAGTCCCTGCGACAGGCCGCGGCGCTGCTCAACGACGCGTCCGCGGTGACCATCCTCGGCGGGGCCGGCGTCGCCGGCGCACACGACAAGCTGATCCGCACCGCCGGGCTGCTCAACGCGCCGGTGGTGCACGCGCTGCGCGGCAAGGAGTTCATCGAGTACGACAACCCGTTCGACGTCGGCATGACCGGGCTGCTGGGGTTCGCGTCCGGCTACAAGGCCATCAAGGAAGCCGACATCCTGCTGATGCTGGGCACCGACTTCCCGTACCAGCAGTTCTATCCCGACCACGCGAAGGTCATCCAGGTCGACATCCGCGGCCGTCATCTCGGTCGCCGCACCCCGGTCGATCTCGGTCTGGTCGGCAGCGTCGGCGACACGCTCGACGCGCTGCTTCCGCTGCTGCGCCAGAAGAGCGACCGTGCCCATCTGGACCGGTCGCTGCGGCACTACCGCAAGACCCGCCAGCGGCTCGACGAACTGGCCGTCAACGACCGCGACCGTTCACCGATCAGGCCGGAATACGTTGCGGGACTGACCAATCAGCTGGCCGGTGACGACGCGGTGTTCACCGTCGACGTTGGTTCGCCGGTGGTGTGGGCGGCGCGCTACCTGACGATGAACGGCCGTCGTCGCCTGATCGGGTCGTTCAACCACGGGACGATGGCCTGCGCGCTGCCACTGGCGATCGGCGCGCAGACCGCGTTCCGGGATCGGCAGGTGATCGCGCTGGCCGGCGACGGCGGCCTGACGATGCTGTTCGGTGAACTCGTCACGTTGATCCAGAACCGGTTGCCGGTCAAGGTGATCGTGTTCAACAACTCGTCGCTGAACTTCGTCGAACTGGAGATGAAGGCCGCCGGGATCGTCAACTTCGGCACCGACCTCGTCAACCCCGACTTCGCCGCCGTCGCCACCGCGATGGGCATCTTCGGCCGTCGCGTCGAGCAGCCGGCGGACCTGCAGCCCGCACTGGCTGAGGCGCTCGCGCACGACGGGCCCGCCGTCGTCGACGTGGTCACCGCGCGCCAGGAGCTGTCGATCCCCCCGGCGATCACCGTCGAGCAAGCGAAGGGTTTCTCGCTCTACGCGATTCGGACAATCCTGGCCGGCCGCGCCGACGAATTGTTGGACCTGGTCACCACCAACGTCGCGCGCCGGATCCTCGACTGA
- a CDS encoding MarR family winged helix-turn-helix transcriptional regulator encodes MATGTDVIGELFDVVGRFRRQLRRSAGRGFDANGLTQSQVELLRLVGRRPGISVREAAAELALVPNTASTLVSKLAADGMLVRTVDADDRRIGRLHLAEHAQRIADESRAARRATLAAVLDDMSVEQKEDLHRGLVVLAEMTRMLQEKGR; translated from the coding sequence ATGGCGACGGGCACCGATGTCATCGGCGAGTTGTTCGACGTGGTCGGACGGTTCCGCAGGCAGCTGCGGCGCAGCGCGGGGCGCGGTTTCGACGCCAACGGCCTGACCCAGTCGCAGGTCGAGTTGCTGCGGCTGGTGGGCCGTCGTCCCGGAATCTCGGTGCGCGAAGCGGCCGCCGAACTGGCGCTGGTGCCCAACACCGCCTCGACGCTGGTGTCCAAGCTGGCCGCCGACGGCATGCTGGTGCGCACGGTCGACGCCGACGACCGCCGGATCGGCCGGCTGCACCTGGCCGAGCACGCTCAGCGCATCGCCGACGAGTCACGCGCGGCACGCAGGGCCACGCTGGCCGCGGTGCTCGACGACATGAGCGTCGAACAGAAAGAGGATTTGCACCGCGGGCTGGTGGTACTCGCTGAGATGACCCGCATGCTGCAGGAAAAAGGCCGATGA